In one window of Verrucomicrobiia bacterium DNA:
- a CDS encoding dienelactone hydrolase family protein has protein sequence MKAPFLFIFFFLTVSSYSELIKKNIAYEEGGTKMEGYLVYDDAQRSKRPGILVLHDWMGIGEFSKKKAEQLADLGYVAFAADIYGIKNRPENAKEAGAISGQLKADRQLLRSRVLAALKVLQNQSEVDSDRMAAIGYCFGGTTVLELARSGANVAGVVSFHGGLDSPVPSDAKQIKSKVLVLHGADDPLVSADEVAAFQKEMRDAKVDWQMVSYGNAGHAFTYPKAASYGIEGVAYDELADKRSWKAMKVFFKELFQK, from the coding sequence ATGAAAGCTCCGTTTCTTTTTATTTTCTTTTTTTTAACCGTTTCCAGTTATTCAGAACTCATCAAAAAGAATATCGCTTATGAAGAAGGCGGCACAAAAATGGAAGGTTATTTGGTGTATGATGATGCGCAGAGATCGAAGCGTCCGGGAATTTTGGTATTGCATGATTGGATGGGAATTGGAGAGTTTAGCAAGAAGAAGGCAGAGCAATTGGCGGATTTGGGTTATGTAGCATTTGCGGCAGATATTTATGGTATAAAAAACCGACCTGAAAATGCAAAGGAAGCGGGTGCGATTTCCGGTCAATTAAAAGCGGATCGGCAACTGCTTCGTTCGCGGGTTTTGGCTGCGTTAAAAGTTTTGCAAAACCAGTCTGAAGTGGACAGTGATAGGATGGCAGCGATTGGTTATTGTTTTGGAGGAACAACGGTTTTGGAATTAGCGCGTAGTGGCGCGAATGTGGCAGGTGTGGTTTCGTTTCATGGAGGTTTGGATTCTCCTGTGCCGAGTGACGCAAAACAGATTAAGAGTAAGGTTTTAGTATTGCACGGTGCGGATGATCCATTAGTTTCAGCGGATGAAGTGGCTGCATTTCAAAAAGAGATGCGTGATGCAAAGGTGGATTGGCAGATGGTCAGTTATGGTAATGCAGGCCATGCATTTACTTATCCTAAAGCCGCTAGTTATGGCATCGAAGGTGTGGCTTATGATGAATTAGCCGATAAAAGATCGTGGAAAGCGATGAAAGTATTTTTTAAAGAATTGTTTCAGAAATGA
- a CDS encoding EamA family transporter, translated as MSQWFWYAISAAILYGLHQVFTKMASNRIGDGFGSFLVEATATITILVYLLFLWGSGNWSQTSSGVGIFYSVLTGICVGAGTVFFFLLFQKGGPLSAVPTILAGGATLMAIIGILFFKEAISWPRLTGIVLSIISLILLKK; from the coding sequence ATAAGTCAGTGGTTTTGGTATGCTATCAGCGCCGCCATTTTATATGGTCTACATCAAGTCTTTACAAAAATGGCTTCCAACCGCATTGGCGATGGATTTGGCAGTTTTCTTGTCGAAGCAACAGCTACAATAACCATTTTGGTTTATCTTCTTTTTCTATGGGGTTCGGGCAATTGGAGTCAAACCTCAAGCGGAGTAGGTATCTTTTATTCAGTGCTAACGGGTATTTGCGTAGGAGCTGGAACCGTGTTTTTCTTTTTACTTTTTCAAAAAGGCGGTCCGCTTTCCGCTGTGCCAACAATATTAGCAGGCGGCGCAACTTTAATGGCAATCATCGGCATTCTTTTTTTTAAAGAAGCTATTTCATGGCCACGCTTAACGGGAATTGTTCTCTCCATTATTAGCTTAATTTTGCTAAAAAAATAA
- a CDS encoding ABC transporter substrate-binding protein codes for MLMKIRTNWLLFFILSLTTFLHAEDKTLRIIGWEGYMDESFVKGFEAKTGYKIAATYAGSSDEMFAKIKAGGNKTYDMVTASGDLTRRLYDAGLIEPLDLNSVPNYSNLFPLFQKPAYNTFDGKPYGVSIAWGPDFLIYDASAIKEPPQSWKIFYDKKYQNKISINDYAIFLADIALWNGRKTDLFQLTQADLQKLKPHLMALRPQIRKFWTSQGELSQLFLNKEIAMAWGWAVTVAQLKKAGFPVGATIPEEGTTGWSDSWMIIKGSPHTKIAHQFMNYMLEGEPQKKLVEVSQYWPVSKAIVPLLSTQEKADYHINDMESYRNKIYFWETVKNYDEWTALWNEFRGQ; via the coding sequence ATGCTTATGAAAATTCGCACGAACTGGTTGTTGTTTTTCATTCTTAGTTTAACCACTTTTTTACACGCAGAAGATAAAACCCTACGCATTATCGGTTGGGAAGGTTATATGGACGAATCCTTCGTCAAAGGTTTCGAAGCTAAAACCGGTTACAAAATCGCCGCCACTTATGCTGGATCATCTGATGAAATGTTCGCTAAAATTAAAGCGGGTGGCAACAAAACCTATGATATGGTAACGGCTTCAGGTGATCTCACTCGACGCCTCTACGATGCCGGACTCATCGAACCACTTGACCTTAATTCAGTCCCTAATTACTCCAATCTTTTTCCTCTATTTCAAAAGCCAGCTTATAATACCTTTGATGGCAAACCTTATGGAGTTTCGATTGCATGGGGACCTGATTTTTTAATTTATGATGCCTCCGCGATTAAAGAACCACCCCAATCTTGGAAAATTTTTTATGACAAAAAATATCAAAATAAAATTTCGATTAATGACTATGCTATTTTTTTAGCCGATATTGCCCTCTGGAATGGTCGTAAAACGGATCTCTTTCAACTCACTCAGGCCGACTTACAAAAACTGAAACCTCACCTCATGGCTCTGCGCCCACAAATTCGCAAATTCTGGACAAGTCAAGGCGAACTTTCTCAACTTTTTCTTAACAAAGAAATCGCTATGGCTTGGGGCTGGGCAGTCACAGTGGCTCAACTTAAAAAAGCAGGTTTTCCTGTGGGCGCCACAATTCCTGAAGAAGGCACCACCGGATGGTCCGATTCTTGGATGATTATAAAAGGTTCGCCCCACACGAAAATTGCGCACCAATTCATGAATTACATGCTCGAAGGTGAGCCTCAGAAAAAACTTGTGGAAGTTTCTCAATACTGGCCTGTTTCCAAAGCTATTGTGCCGTTGCTTTCGACTCAAGAAAAAGCCGACTACCATATCAACGATATGGAAAGCTACCGCAATAAAATCTATTTTTGGGAAACAGTCAAAAATTATGATGAGTGGACCGCGCTTTGGAACGAATTTCGCGGTCAATAA
- a CDS encoding ABC transporter permease, protein MVKAEIVKRPRDASFWITFSPAFSWLAFFYLIPLLLLLVYAFLHHDYVRVVRTFTLENFIEIFSNPGYRNTLFRTFRIATLVTLINAIIALPAAYFIALYTGRFKNIAMILLLLPLWSSYLVRIFAWRIILGYNGVLNSFLTQFHFLQEPTTLFLYNQFSMTLTLCYIWLPFMALPLIGAFERLPKRLLEAAADLGASGWIALRRVILPLILPGLLAGGLSVFSLTIGDYITPLMVGGAGDILAGNIVASQFGVADNWPLGAAFATVLLIILFFLMSFLSKKGALENL, encoded by the coding sequence ATGGTTAAAGCGGAAATTGTAAAACGGCCGCGAGATGCTTCCTTCTGGATCACTTTCTCTCCTGCATTTTCCTGGTTAGCTTTCTTTTACCTTATTCCTCTTCTGTTGCTTTTGGTGTATGCTTTTTTGCATCATGATTACGTGCGAGTGGTGCGCACTTTTACTTTAGAAAATTTTATCGAAATTTTTTCCAATCCCGGCTATCGCAACACACTTTTTCGCACGTTTCGGATTGCTACTTTAGTCACTCTAATCAATGCAATAATTGCACTACCCGCAGCATATTTTATCGCGCTTTACACGGGCCGTTTCAAAAATATCGCAATGATTTTGCTCTTACTACCTTTGTGGTCTAGTTATCTTGTTCGCATTTTTGCATGGCGCATTATTTTAGGTTATAATGGCGTGCTCAATAGTTTTCTTACCCAATTTCATTTTCTCCAAGAACCCACCACACTTTTTCTCTATAACCAATTCTCCATGACACTAACGCTCTGTTATATTTGGCTCCCATTTATGGCTTTGCCTTTAATTGGCGCATTTGAACGATTACCTAAACGCCTTTTGGAGGCAGCTGCCGATTTGGGCGCGTCAGGTTGGATAGCATTACGACGCGTGATTCTCCCCTTAATTTTACCTGGTCTTTTAGCTGGCGGTCTTTCCGTCTTCAGTTTAACGATTGGTGATTACATTACTCCTTTGATGGTCGGCGGTGCAGGCGATATCCTTGCAGGGAACATTGTTGCTTCACAATTCGGTGTTGCCGATAATTGGCCTTTGGGCGCAGCTTTTGCAACGGTTTTATTAATTATTTTATTTTTTCTCATGAGTTTTCTTTCCAAAAAAGGAGCACTCGAAAATTTATGA
- a CDS encoding ABC transporter permease, with product MKWVLGFYTTLVYLFMYLPIAVIILFSFSQSEILSLPISGWTFNWYHEALQDDRLKAGLANSLKIAFTATALASILGTLGALAVQRYPFFGRTAFRATVILPILLPGIITGVAMLSFFATIGLPLGLMTVIIGHTTFGFPIVFNTVASRLARLPKNLEEAAADLGANPRQTFQKVLFPSMRSAIIAGALLAFTLSFDEIIVTLFLTGQQNTLPTEIWARLRFGMTPEINATVTMILILSCALVIFSQRFSKE from the coding sequence ATGAAATGGGTTTTGGGTTTTTATACCACGTTGGTTTACCTTTTCATGTATTTGCCTATTGCAGTGATTATTCTTTTTAGTTTTAGCCAAAGCGAAATTCTTTCCCTTCCGATTTCCGGCTGGACCTTTAACTGGTATCACGAAGCCTTGCAGGATGATCGATTAAAAGCGGGACTCGCGAATAGTTTAAAAATTGCTTTCACCGCAACCGCATTAGCCTCAATCCTTGGCACTTTAGGGGCATTAGCAGTTCAGCGTTACCCATTCTTCGGGCGAACCGCATTTCGTGCCACAGTTATTTTACCCATTTTATTACCAGGCATTATCACAGGCGTAGCCATGTTAAGTTTTTTTGCTACCATTGGTCTTCCTTTGGGTCTGATGACCGTGATTATTGGACACACCACTTTCGGATTTCCAATAGTTTTTAATACAGTTGCTTCACGTCTTGCACGTTTACCTAAAAACTTGGAGGAAGCTGCTGCAGATCTCGGCGCTAATCCGCGCCAAACTTTTCAAAAAGTGCTTTTCCCTTCGATGCGATCCGCCATCATTGCCGGAGCCCTTTTGGCTTTCACTTTAAGTTTTGATGAAATTATCGTAACGCTTTTTCTTACTGGTCAACAAAACACCCTTCCTACTGAAATTTGGGCACGATTACGCTTCGGTATGACGCCAGAAATTAATGCTACCGTTACCATGATTTTGATCCTTTCTTGTGCTCTAGTCATTTTCAGTCAACGTTTTTCTAAAGAATAA
- a CDS encoding ABC transporter ATP-binding protein — protein sequence MSLDSSTISLRNVKKFYANTRGADNINLEIKSGEFFTLLGASGSGKTTLLRLIGGFEKPDDGEIWIGKKNVTRFPAYRRNVHTVFQDYALFPHLTVRDNVAFALDIKRFSVAEQKQKVDEALQLVGLSTFAQRKPSQLSGGQQQRVALARAIVDRPAVLLLDEPLSALDAKIRQELRENLKQLQRETRITFLYVTHDQEEALVLSDRLAVMQNGFLLQVGTPVEIYEQPANAYVAKFIGKTNFITGKLKKIQNFYGTVQTDSLNFQGHLTTAMPLETPAQLMVRPENIQITSQESPNSLSGQIIQSHYLGATTEYLIKTSLGLFRVLEIRQRGAILHAEKANVFISWNSDNARIYLLENS from the coding sequence ATGTCTCTAGATTCTAGCACCATTTCACTTCGCAACGTAAAAAAATTTTACGCAAACACGCGTGGTGCGGATAATATCAATCTCGAAATTAAATCTGGCGAATTTTTCACGCTTCTAGGTGCATCTGGTTCAGGAAAAACAACTTTACTCAGACTCATCGGAGGTTTTGAAAAGCCCGATGATGGAGAAATTTGGATTGGGAAAAAAAATGTGACGCGATTTCCGGCTTATCGACGCAATGTTCATACTGTTTTTCAAGATTATGCGCTTTTTCCTCATCTCACCGTCCGCGATAATGTTGCTTTTGCCCTCGATATCAAACGCTTTAGCGTCGCTGAACAAAAACAAAAAGTGGATGAAGCCTTACAATTAGTGGGCCTGAGCACTTTTGCTCAACGCAAACCGTCTCAACTTTCCGGAGGTCAACAACAACGCGTGGCTTTAGCTCGGGCTATTGTCGATCGTCCAGCCGTTTTACTTTTAGATGAACCACTTTCAGCATTGGATGCCAAAATACGTCAGGAATTGCGAGAAAACCTTAAACAACTTCAGCGTGAAACACGCATCACTTTTCTTTACGTAACTCACGACCAAGAAGAAGCGCTCGTGCTTTCCGACCGACTGGCGGTTATGCAAAACGGTTTTCTTTTGCAAGTTGGAACGCCAGTAGAAATTTATGAGCAGCCCGCCAACGCTTATGTAGCTAAATTTATTGGAAAAACTAATTTTATCACAGGCAAACTAAAAAAAATTCAAAACTTCTACGGAACCGTTCAAACGGATTCTTTAAATTTTCAAGGTCATTTGACTACCGCCATGCCTTTAGAAACTCCAGCACAATTGATGGTTCGACCTGAAAACATTCAGATTACTTCTCAAGAATCTCCTAACTCATTATCCGGCCAAATCATTCAATCCCATTATCTCGGAGCTACTACAGAATATTTAATTAAAACCTCACTAGGACTTTTTCGGGTTTTAGAAATTCGTCAACGTGGCGCAATACTTCATGCCGAAAAAGCAAATGTTTTCATTTCTTGGAATTCTGACAATGCCAGAATTTATCTTTTGGAGAACTCATAA
- the serA gene encoding phosphoglycerate dehydrogenase — MTAPYRVFVAEPVSERGLEVLKQSGQIEVIEAKNVSAEKLTGVLAEMDGLIVRSATQVNADFLKKTPKLKVIGRAGVGVDNVDVDAATERGMLVMNTPGGNTISTAEHALSLLFSLARHIPQAHASMKAGKWDRKSFQGTELYGKTLGIIGMGRIGGEVARRAIALGMRVKVFDPYMSLSRAKSLQVELCEKVEQLLPEADFITLHSPLTPETKNILNAKTLTLCKKGVRIVNCARGGLVEEEALAEALKNGQVGGAALDVYEVEPPPGDWPLREIPNLILSPHLGASTAEAQENVGVEIAEQITDFLLNGVVRNSVNLPSVDAKTMEVLRPYLLLGRKLGSLLSQVGPKRAEQLTIRYYGPITDYTVAPVTRAILEGFLKQAAGSEMNQINVTKFAQTLGLKFNEIKAHEACDYAELVEVEARTGEEAVSVAATFFGQNPRLVRFNDGAIESGTDGVLFFMENKDRPGIVGWIGTLMGKYHVNIANMALSRNKPGGRALTILQLDSAPSEEALKEIRQEKDIYSVKLAQL; from the coding sequence ATGACGGCACCTTATCGTGTTTTTGTGGCAGAACCCGTTTCTGAACGCGGTTTGGAAGTTTTGAAACAAAGCGGCCAAATTGAAGTCATTGAAGCGAAAAATGTTTCGGCTGAAAAGCTTACTGGTGTTCTTGCTGAAATGGATGGGTTAATTGTTCGCAGTGCGACGCAAGTGAATGCGGATTTTCTTAAAAAAACGCCTAAATTAAAAGTGATTGGGCGCGCGGGGGTAGGCGTGGATAATGTCGACGTCGATGCGGCGACTGAGCGGGGCATGTTGGTTATGAACACGCCAGGGGGTAATACGATTTCAACGGCGGAACATGCGCTTTCGTTACTTTTTTCTTTAGCGCGACATATTCCTCAAGCCCATGCGTCGATGAAAGCGGGCAAGTGGGATCGCAAATCATTTCAAGGCACGGAACTCTACGGTAAAACGCTAGGGATTATCGGCATGGGACGCATTGGCGGTGAGGTTGCCCGACGCGCGATTGCTTTGGGTATGCGCGTGAAAGTGTTTGATCCTTATATGTCACTGAGCCGGGCGAAAAGTTTGCAGGTTGAGCTTTGCGAAAAAGTGGAGCAACTTTTGCCGGAAGCCGATTTTATTACTTTACATTCTCCTTTAACGCCTGAGACCAAAAATATTTTAAATGCAAAAACTTTGACTCTTTGTAAAAAAGGTGTGCGCATCGTGAACTGCGCGCGCGGTGGATTGGTTGAGGAAGAAGCTTTAGCAGAGGCGCTCAAGAATGGGCAAGTGGGGGGGGCCGCATTGGATGTTTACGAAGTGGAACCGCCTCCTGGCGATTGGCCATTACGAGAAATTCCTAATCTCATTCTTTCCCCGCATCTGGGAGCTTCCACAGCCGAAGCGCAGGAAAATGTGGGTGTTGAAATTGCTGAGCAAATTACCGATTTTTTATTGAACGGTGTTGTGCGAAATTCCGTAAATCTTCCTAGTGTCGACGCCAAAACGATGGAGGTGTTGCGACCTTATTTATTGCTTGGAAGAAAATTAGGTTCTCTGCTCTCCCAGGTCGGACCGAAACGCGCGGAACAATTAACCATTCGCTATTATGGTCCCATTACCGATTATACGGTAGCTCCTGTGACACGTGCGATATTGGAAGGTTTTCTTAAGCAGGCTGCGGGGAGTGAAATGAATCAAATTAATGTCACGAAATTTGCACAAACCTTAGGATTGAAATTTAACGAGATTAAAGCGCATGAAGCTTGTGATTATGCTGAACTAGTAGAGGTGGAAGCGCGAACGGGTGAAGAAGCGGTTTCTGTAGCGGCTACCTTTTTCGGGCAAAATCCGCGTCTGGTTCGTTTTAATGACGGCGCGATTGAAAGTGGTACGGATGGAGTTCTTTTCTTCATGGAAAACAAGGATCGACCTGGCATTGTTGGATGGATCGGAACGTTAATGGGTAAATATCATGTCAACATCGCCAATATGGCCCTCAGCCGAAACAAACCCGGCGGCCGTGCGTTAACCATTTTGCAACTCGATAGCGCACCATCTGAAGAAGCGCTCAAGGAAATTCGTCAGGAAAAGGATATTTATTCAGTTAAATTAGCCCAATTATGA
- a CDS encoding NADH-quinone oxidoreductase subunit A has product MVSDYFPLLIQIFVAIAFAGGALVAPLLLGKKIKHTQAKDMPYECGMNPISPSNPRFSVKFYLVAMLFIVFDIEIVFLYPWALVFKEMTTEIWSVLGAMLLFQGVLLVGFLYELKKGALDWKR; this is encoded by the coding sequence ATGGTTAGCGACTATTTTCCGCTTCTGATTCAAATTTTTGTTGCGATTGCTTTTGCTGGTGGCGCATTAGTGGCACCGCTTCTATTAGGCAAAAAAATTAAACACACCCAAGCCAAAGACATGCCTTACGAGTGCGGCATGAATCCCATTAGTCCATCCAATCCCCGTTTTTCTGTAAAATTTTATTTGGTGGCGATGCTTTTTATTGTTTTTGATATTGAAATTGTTTTTCTTTATCCGTGGGCGCTGGTTTTTAAAGAGATGACAACCGAGATTTGGAGCGTGCTCGGAGCCATGCTGTTATTCCAGGGCGTTTTGTTGGTTGGCTTTTTGTATGAATTAAAAAAAGGCGCGCTCGATTGGAAGCGTTAA
- a CDS encoding universal stress protein produces the protein MSMKNPAQFNKILVPLDFSPTSQKALNRAIALAQQSKASLILIHVVTFTMVAGAEQFTAIDWYQRLQDEAKKSLKKIQNKIPASVRSEIILDTGNPFDLICRAAKKKNADLIVISTHGFSGLKHVLLGSTAERVIRHAPCPVLVVR, from the coding sequence ATGTCTATGAAAAACCCTGCTCAATTTAATAAAATTTTAGTTCCCTTAGACTTTTCGCCCACTTCACAAAAAGCGTTAAATCGCGCAATAGCTTTGGCTCAGCAATCGAAGGCTTCCTTGATTTTGATCCATGTGGTGACGTTTACCATGGTGGCAGGCGCCGAACAGTTTACCGCGATTGATTGGTATCAACGTTTGCAAGATGAAGCGAAGAAAAGTTTGAAAAAAATTCAAAATAAAATTCCTGCATCGGTTCGTTCGGAAATTATATTGGATACTGGCAATCCTTTCGATCTGATTTGTCGCGCGGCAAAAAAGAAAAATGCTGATCTTATTGTGATTTCTACACACGGTTTTTCTGGGTTGAAGCATGTGCTGCTAGGTAGCACGGCGGAACGCGTGATTCGTCACGCCCCATGTCCTGTCTTAGTAGTGCGATAA
- the leuS gene encoding leucine--tRNA ligase: METIRTTQRKAYPFHQIEPKWQHYWLDNKTFRAVDPGEPGSEKPKYYILDMFPYPSGAGLHVGHPEGYTATDILARYKRMQGFNVLHPIGWDAFGLPTERYAIQTGVHPREATERNVATFKRQIQSLGFSYDWDREINTTDSHYFKWTQWIFLQLYKKGLAYVADAPVWFCPAMGTGLSNEEIIQTPEGPRSERGNHPVEKRILRQWMLKITAYAERLLNDLELVEWPENIKEMQRNWIGRSEGAEVVFKTESGEAITVFTTRPDTLFGATYLVLAPEHSLVSQITTSDQKKAVENYCRIASQKSDLERTDLAKEKTGVFTGAYAFNPVYSADDPKAKIPIWIADYVLATYGTGAIMAVPAHDERDHQFATRFHLPVVQVVKAPTNYNEKCYTGDGQAIHSGEFNGLSTAEFKKKITQWLEEKSFGKKKVNYKLRDWLFSRQLYWGEPFPIVWRGENHEPVAETDLPVLPPDLTDFKPTPDGKPPLTRANDWVNLSNGGKRETNVMPNWAGSCWYYLRYIDPKNDTTFCQPVKEEYWMGKHGVDLYIGGAEHAVLHLLYARFWHKVLFDLGHVSTPEPFHRLINQGLILGEDGQKMSKSRGNVINPDDVVAEFGADSFRLYEMFMGPLEQSKPWSMQGIRGVYNFLARVWRLFVEEKEDAYKLAGSIQDGVPSLEANKLLHQTIKRVTEDIENMRFNTAISALMEWVNETMKRVAGAQFLTKESAEIFVKLLAPLAPHLAEELWVLLGHSKTLAYESWPQFDAQFLVEDEVEMVVQINGKVRAKLTVAVSLDEEKLKQTVLDSESIKKILGGQLIKKWIIVRGKLVNLVV, from the coding sequence ATGGAAACCATTCGAACCACCCAGCGAAAAGCTTATCCTTTTCATCAGATCGAACCTAAATGGCAACACTATTGGCTAGATAATAAAACCTTTCGCGCGGTGGATCCGGGTGAGCCGGGCAGTGAAAAACCGAAATATTATATTTTAGATATGTTTCCTTATCCTTCGGGCGCTGGTTTGCATGTGGGGCATCCTGAAGGTTATACCGCGACGGATATTTTAGCGCGCTACAAACGCATGCAGGGTTTTAATGTTTTGCATCCAATTGGTTGGGATGCGTTTGGCTTGCCCACGGAGCGTTACGCGATTCAAACGGGTGTGCATCCGCGTGAGGCGACTGAACGGAATGTCGCAACGTTCAAGCGACAAATTCAATCTCTTGGTTTTTCTTACGATTGGGATCGTGAAATCAACACGACCGATTCGCATTACTTTAAATGGACGCAATGGATTTTTCTTCAACTTTATAAAAAGGGTTTGGCTTACGTGGCGGATGCGCCGGTGTGGTTTTGTCCTGCGATGGGCACGGGACTTTCGAATGAAGAAATTATTCAAACCCCCGAAGGACCACGATCGGAACGAGGCAATCATCCAGTAGAAAAAAGAATATTGCGACAGTGGATGCTCAAAATCACAGCTTATGCTGAACGTTTATTGAATGATTTGGAATTGGTCGAGTGGCCGGAAAATATCAAAGAAATGCAACGCAACTGGATTGGGCGAAGCGAAGGCGCTGAAGTAGTTTTTAAAACGGAATCCGGTGAAGCCATTACTGTATTTACGACCCGACCCGACACATTATTTGGCGCGACTTATCTTGTTTTGGCTCCCGAACATTCTTTGGTTTCGCAAATCACAACATCGGATCAAAAGAAGGCGGTAGAAAATTATTGTCGAATCGCCTCGCAAAAAAGTGATTTAGAACGCACGGATTTAGCAAAAGAAAAAACGGGTGTGTTTACCGGAGCTTACGCGTTCAATCCGGTTTATTCGGCTGATGATCCTAAAGCAAAAATTCCGATTTGGATTGCCGATTATGTACTCGCAACTTATGGCACTGGCGCAATTATGGCCGTGCCAGCGCATGATGAGCGAGATCACCAATTTGCCACTCGATTTCATTTGCCTGTAGTTCAAGTCGTCAAAGCTCCGACTAACTATAACGAAAAATGTTACACGGGTGATGGACAAGCGATTCATTCAGGAGAATTTAATGGTTTATCCACCGCAGAATTTAAAAAGAAAATAACTCAATGGCTTGAAGAAAAAAGTTTCGGAAAGAAAAAAGTGAATTACAAATTGCGCGATTGGCTTTTTTCGCGACAACTTTATTGGGGTGAGCCCTTTCCGATTGTGTGGCGCGGAGAAAATCATGAGCCGGTTGCGGAAACAGATTTGCCTGTTTTGCCTCCCGATTTGACCGATTTTAAACCTACGCCAGATGGAAAGCCGCCGCTGACACGAGCAAATGATTGGGTGAATCTGTCGAATGGCGGGAAGCGCGAAACCAATGTGATGCCGAATTGGGCAGGTTCGTGTTGGTATTATTTACGTTATATCGATCCGAAAAATGACACGACATTTTGTCAGCCAGTAAAAGAAGAATATTGGATGGGGAAACATGGGGTCGATCTTTATATTGGGGGGGCTGAGCATGCAGTTTTGCATCTGCTTTATGCGCGGTTTTGGCATAAGGTGCTATTTGATTTGGGACACGTTTCTACACCGGAACCGTTTCATCGTTTGATTAACCAAGGATTAATTTTAGGCGAAGATGGACAAAAAATGTCGAAGAGTCGCGGTAATGTGATTAATCCCGACGACGTGGTGGCAGAGTTTGGCGCGGATAGTTTCCGACTTTATGAAATGTTTATGGGGCCTTTGGAACAAAGCAAACCATGGTCGATGCAAGGTATTCGCGGTGTGTATAATTTTTTGGCGCGCGTGTGGCGTTTGTTTGTGGAGGAAAAAGAAGACGCGTATAAGTTGGCTGGATCGATTCAAGATGGAGTGCCCTCGCTTGAAGCCAATAAACTTTTGCATCAAACCATAAAAAGAGTGACTGAAGATATCGAGAATATGCGATTTAACACCGCGATTTCCGCACTCATGGAATGGGTAAATGAAACGATGAAAAGGGTGGCAGGCGCTCAGTTTTTAACTAAGGAAAGCGCAGAAATTTTTGTGAAGTTGCTAGCGCCTTTAGCGCCTCATTTAGCGGAAGAATTATGGGTGTTATTAGGACATTCGAAAACTTTGGCTTATGAAAGTTGGCCGCAATTTGATGCCCAATTTCTGGTGGAAGACGAAGTGGAAATGGTCGTGCAAATCAATGGGAAAGTGCGAGCAAAGTTGACAGTAGCTGTTTCTCTTGACGAAGAAAAATTAAAACAAACGGTTTTGGATTCGGAATCCATCAAAAAAATATTAGGGGGTCAGCTGATTAAAAAATGGATTATTGTGCGAGGCAAACTCGTGAATTTAGTGGTTTAA